One window from the genome of Osmerus eperlanus chromosome 3, fOsmEpe2.1, whole genome shotgun sequence encodes:
- the LOC134017797 gene encoding NACHT, LRR and PYD domains-containing protein 6-like, with amino-acid sequence MATSNKTHLLKTLEQLGEKELKTFKWYLQDKVLDGFDPIPKSRLEGPARTDTVDRMEETYTLEGALKITVKILRKMDQNNLAERLMGVSGAEEAGGNSSTSCLPQEVQGSSNTTETGGHAAAPGGNPSEPHEEASLIPQQSTSSPT; translated from the exons ATGGCCACAAGTAATAAAACGCACCTGTTGAAAACtctggagcagcttggggaaaaGGAGCTGAAGACGTTTAAATGGTACCTGCAGGATAAAGTTCTGGATGGGTTTGATCCCATCCCAAAGAGCAGGTTGGAGGGACCTGCCAGAACAGACACAGTGGATAGGATGGAGGAGACATACACACTGGAAGGAGCTCTGAAGATCACTGTGAAGATCCTGAGAAAGATGGATCAGAATAATCTTGCTGAGCGGCTGATGG gtgTCAGTGGTGCTGAGGAGGCTGGTGGGAACAGTtcaacttcctgtcttcctcaggAAGTCCAGGGTTCCTCCAACACGACTGAGACTGGAGGCCATGCTGCTGCTCCTGGTGGAAACCCCTCAGAGCCTCATG AGGAAGCATCCCTGATCCCACAGCAAAGCACCTCCTCACCAACGTAA
- the LOC134017040 gene encoding protein NLRC3-like, translated as FFRQLYEDKEQETNRSGEDNGVLELIDHFKLKLKEKFQEVFEGIAKKGNATLLNKIYTDLYITEGESGEVNKEHEVRQIETASRKSAKTETAITCNNIFKPSAGRDTHIRIVLTKGVAGIGKTVSVQKFITDWAEGLANQEIQFIFPLPFRELNLLEGEEFSLKELVHHFFSETRELGISNFEKYNVLFVFDGLDECRLPLAFKKNKSWCDVTKSTSVDVLLTNLIRGNLLRSALIWITTRPAAANQIPSDCVNRVTEVRGFNDPQKDEYIMKRCSDEILAKRIISHIKTSRILYIMCHIPVFSLMCVTVLEDMLKTEKKEKLPKTLTEMYTQFLVLQTIQKKVKYHGKTETDSDWDEDSIQSIQSLGKLAFHQLEKGNLIFYEKDLKECGIDVCDASVYSGVFTQIFREDRKVFQKKVFCFVHLSFQEFLAAVFVFLSFINNDENLMSKNPVPSSSNKLLALFREKPEVRFYKSAVDKALQSKNGQLDLFLRFLLGLSMESNQTDLQGLLTQTRSNTQSHEKTVKYIKKKIRENSSPERCMNLFHCLNELNDHSLVEEIQHYLSSGSLSSEKKLSSTQWSALVFVLLTSEEKMDVFDLKKYFRSEEGLLRLLPVVKDSKTALLNDCNLSERCCEALASALPSSDLTELDLSNNNLGDSGMKLLSAGLGNPLCKLETLRLSGCLVTEEGCASLASALRSNPFHLRELDLSYNHPGEKGLKLLSAGLEDPHCRLEKLNVDHGGECWIKPGLLKAWRHACELTLDPNTAHRNLSLSEENRKVTWRREKQPYPDHPERFEGWPQVLCREGLSGRCYWEAEWSGGGVDIAVTYKGISRRGGGDDCVLGDNNKSWSLYCDSNSYSARHNEKSTAIPAPPSSPHRVGVYLDWPAGTLSFYTVSSDTLTHLHTFHSTFTEPLYPGFWVHYDSSVSLCQVE; from the exons TTCTTCAGACAACTCTATGAAGACAAAGAGCAAGAGACAAACAGGAGTGGTGAAGACAATG GTGTTCTTGAATTAATCGATCATTTCAAACTGAAACTGAAAGAGAAGTTTCAAGAAGTTTTTGAGGGCATAGCTAAAAAAGGAAACGCAACTCTTCTCAATAAGATCTACACAGATCTCTACATTacagagggtgagagtggaGAGGTCAATAAAGAACATGAGGTGAGACAGATTGAGACAGCATCCAGGAAATCAGCAAAAACAGAAACTGCCATCACATGCAACAACATCTTTAAACCCTCAGCTGGACGAGACACACATATCAGAATTGTTCTGACAAAAGGAGTTGCTGGCATCGGAAAAACTGTCTCTGTGCAGAAGTTCATCACAGATTGGGCTGAGGGACTAGCCAATCAGGAAATCCAGTTCATCTTTCCTCTCCCGTTTCGAGAGCTGAATTTGTTGGAGGGAGAAGAGTTCAGTCTGAAGGAACTTGTCCATCACTTCTTCTCGGAAACCAGAGAATTAGGAATCTCCAACTTCGAAAAGTACAacgttctgtttgtctttgacgGTCTGGATGAGTGTCGACTGCCCTTAGCcttcaaaaagaacaagagcTGGTGTGATGTCACAAAGTCCACCTCAGTGGATGTGCTGCTGACCAACCTGATCAGAGGAAACCTTCTTCGCTCTGCTCTCATCTGGATCACCACTCGAcctgcagcagccaatcagatccctTCGGATTGTGTTAACCGGGTGACAGAGGTACGAGGGTTCAATGACCCACAGAAGGATGAGTACATCATGAAGAGATGCAGTGATGAGATCCTGGCCAAGAGAATCATCTCACACATCAAGACATCAAGGATCCTCTACATCATGTGCCACATTCCAGTCTTCTCCctaatgtgtgtgactgtcctaGAGGACATGCTgaaaacagagaagaaagagaagttgCCCAAGACCCTGACTGAGATGTACACACAGTTTCTGGTGTTGCAGACCATACAAAAGAAAGTGAAGTATCATGGGAAAACTGAGACAGATTCAGACTGGGATGAAGACAGCATTCAGAGTATTCAGTCACTGGGAAAACTGGCCTTCCATCAGCTAGAGAAAGGCAACCTGATTTTCTATGAGAAAGACCTGAAAGAGTGTGGAATTGATGTCTGTGATGCCTCAGTGTACTCAGGAGTGTTCACACAGATCTTCAGAGAGGATCGTAAAGTCTTCCAGAAGAAGGTGTTCTGCTTTGTCCATCTGAGCTTTCAGGAGtttctggctgctgtgtttgtgtttctctcattCATCAACAACGATGAGAATCTGATGTCTAAGAATCCAGTACCTTCCAGTTCCAACAAACTGTTGGCTCTTTTCAGAGAGAAACCAGAAGTCCGATTCTACAAGAGTGCTGTGGACAAGGCCTTGCAGAGTAAGAATGGACAACTggaccttttcctccgcttcctcCTGGGCCTCTCAATGGAGTCCAACCAGACTGACTTACAAGGCCTACTGACTCAGACAAGAAGCAACACACAGAGCCATGAGAAAACAGTCAAGTACATCAAAAAGAAGATCAGAGAGAATTCCTCTCCAGAGAGATGCATGAATCTGTTCCACTGTCTGAATGAACTGAATGACcattctctggtggaggagatccaaCACTACCTGAGCTCAGGAAGTCTCTCCAGTGAGAAGAAGCTCTCATCTACACAGTGGTCAGCTCTGGTCTTTGTGTTGCTGACTTCAGAAGAGAAGATGGACGTGTTTGACCTGAAGAAATACTTCAGATCAGAGGAAGGTCTTCTGAGGCTGCTGCCAGTGGTCAAAGACTCCAAAACTGCTCT GCTGAATGACTGTAACCTCTCAGAACGGTGTTGTGAAGCGctggcctcagctctcccctcctcagatctgacagagctggacttgagtaacaacaacctgggggattcaggcatgaagctgctctctgctggactggggaatccactctgcaagctggagacactgag gctgtcaggctgtctggtcacagaggaaggctgtgcttctctggcctcagctctgaggtccaaccccttccacctgagggaactggacctgagctacaatcatccaggagaaaaaggattgaagctgctctctgctggactggaggatccacactgcagactggagaaactcaa TGTGGATCATGGTGGAGAGTGCTGGATCAAACCTGGCCTTTTGAAGGCCTGGAGAC atgcctgtgagctcacactggacccaaacacagcacacagaaacctctctctgtctgaggagaacagaaaggtgacatggaggagagagaagcagccgtATCCTGATCACCCAGAGAGATTTGAGGGCTGGccacaggtgctgtgtagagagggtctgtctgggcgctgttactgggaggcagagtggagtggaggaggggttgatatagcagtgacatataaaggaatcagcaggagaggagggggtgatgaCTGTGTGCTTGGAGacaataacaagtcctggagtctgTACTGTGATAGTAACAGTTACTCTGCCAGGCACAATGAGAAGAGCACTgccatacctgcccccccctccagcccccacagagtaggagtgtatctggactggccggccggcactctgtccttctacacagtctcctctgacacactgacccacctgcacacattccacagcacattcactgagcccctctatcCTGGGTTCTGGGTTCATTATgactcctcagtgtccctgtgtcaggtagaatag